DNA from Brassica napus cultivar Da-Ae chromosome C4, Da-Ae, whole genome shotgun sequence:
TCTCATTTGTTTTGGTCTCCCTCTAGCAGTCTTGCGCCGGTGAGTTCTCGGAAACAACAAGTTTCAAGCTTCATCTCGGAAACAACAAGTCTCGGAAACCTATCTATTCCTTTGAGGTAACTGTCTCTTTTCTAAAGCATCTCGGCTCCCTTTGCTTTGATGTTTGTGATTTGAAAAGTAAAGCTGTATTGTGTTGAGCTTTGTGAAATTTGTGACAATGTTAACATGTTTACTTGTTATTTGGCAGATATTAGATACATTCACATTGCTAAATGAGGATGATGATATGGATTTGATGTTAGAAGAGGAAGAGATCATGTATCATATGCTAGAAGATGTTTATGGAGTTACAaatcttcctcctcttcctcggCAAATACTCAGAACAAACAGAGGTGGAGGTTGGCGCCGTGTTCAGCGCCTCATGTTTGAGAGTGACAAGCAATGTTTTGACATCTTTAGGATGAATCAAGGTACTTTTATGAATCTATGCTTTAGGCTTCAACAATACTACAAACTTGAAGAAACATGCAACGTCTATCATGAAGAGAGTGTGGCAATGTTTGTTGAAATGGTTGCACAATATTTAACAGTTCGAGTTTTGGATGAGAGATATCAACGTTCAGTGGATACGGTGGACAGAAAACTAGATGAAGTTCTCTCTGTTCTATTAAAGCTTGCTGCAGACATCATTAAGCCATCAAGAGGAGAGTTTACTACTCCAAGTCCTGTTCTAGTAAACAATGATAGGTAGGTTCTTGATATAATCATGATCTCTCCACCTTGTTTCATTTCAAATGCCAAATTTGTGAAATTGATCTCTCCACCTTGATTTTTGTTTATAGGTACATGCCGTTTTTTGAAGACTGCATTGGTGCTTTGAACGGAACACACTTACCTGTTCGTCCTCCGTCTGATAATCCGAAACCGTACAGAGGCAGGAAAGGAGAACCGACAATCAATGTTCTTGCAATATGCAATCTGAAAATGGGATTCATCTACTCATACGTGGGAGTTCCTGGTAGAGCTCATGACACAAAAGTTCTTACACATTGTGCGACACATGATTCTTCCCTCATCCACCAGATGGTAAGTACTATCTAGTTGACTCCAGTTATCCAACTAGAACCGGTTATCTAGGTCCGCATCGTAGAACTAGGTATCATTTTGACCAGTTTTCTAGGGGAGGACCACCAACAAACTCTAGAGAACTGTTTAACCGGAGGCATGCTAGTTTACGTTCTGTGATTGAAAGAACATTTGGTGTTTGGAAAGCGAAGTGGAGGGTTTTAGATAGAAAACATCCGAAGTATGAGGTTAAAAAGTGGGTGAAGATTGTGACAACAACTATGGAACTTCACAGTTTTATTCGAGATTCATCGTATGAAGACCGTGATTTCACTTATTGGGAAACAGTAAATGAGTATGAACATCATGGTGACCAAGCAGTAGAATAGCTTGAGCATACTCCATACATTCCATCTGGTGATAGAGCAATGGAGATTCGACATGATGCAATCACCGAAAGGATAGCAAGAGGAAGTCAACTTCCATATTAGCTTCACATATGAAGAGGTTTGTATTTGAGTTTTATTGTCTTGGTTAAAATGTCATTTGAGTTCTTAAAGTATTGTTGTGCCTGTTGATGTGCTGCTGATCATTCAGTTGTTTATTTATACTTGTAGGAAGCATGTGTTGTGTATTGTGCTGGTGATCATCAAGCAGTCACTTCCTCCAAGTTTTtattctcatctctctctctctctctctctctctcgcatcTCACGTTTGTATATGCGCTTGTGATTAGCATAAAAATCTTAGAAATATGTGTCATTAAGTTGTTAGACTACTTGTAAGGAAGCATGTGTGaagagtttatatatatagctcTAGTATGTGAAatgttttgaaattgaatggGAGTATTTTGTATACGCACTTGTGTATATCTTAAAAGTCTAAGCATCTGTGTCTTTCAGTTGTTTATTTGCTTGTAGGAAGCATGTGTGATGTATTGTTTACTATATGTTTCAGGTTTGAGTGTTAAAGACATTTGAAGATCTTCTTGAAGTCAAGGGATTATGTTTACTATTGTTCAGACTTGAGTTTATGTCGATGGTTTATGTTTCAGGTTTGAGTGTTTCAGTCTTTGAGTGTTTTGAGTCAAGACtttgagtttttattttgttatttcaagactttgagttttgagtttaatgtttattattgttactttataatgttataaaacatgaaaaattgaatttgatatttatttttatttatgtctaTTTTATTTGCtgttaaacataattttttacgagtgaaaacatgaaaattgaatttttagatatatatatgtttagacCAAAAGAGAAGATAAAGAGTTTTTGGTCATTT
Protein-coding regions in this window:
- the LOC125586105 gene encoding uncharacterized protein LOC125586105 encodes the protein MAAGNEQKVKKKHHQPCILEQSKTVFSSSQSCAGEFSETTSFKLHLGNNKSRKPIYSFEILDTFTLLNEDDDMDLMLEEEEIMYHMLEDVYGVTNLPPLPRQILRTNRGGGWRRVQRLMFESDKQCFDIFRMNQVRVLDERYQRSVDTVDRKLDEVLSVLLKLAADIIKPSRGEFTTPSPVLVNNDRYMPFFEDCIGALNGTHLPVRPPSDNPKPYRGRKGEPTINVLAICNLKMGFIYSYVGVPGRAHDTKVLTHCATHDSSLIHQMFSRGGPPTNSRELFNRRHASLRSVIERTFGVWKAKWRVLDRKHPKYEVKKWVKIVTTTMELHSFIRDSSYEDRDFTYWETVNEYEHHGDQAVE